One region of Pelorhabdus rhamnosifermentans genomic DNA includes:
- a CDS encoding LysE family translocator has protein sequence MFGIVHYEIFLLAGIILNLTPGPDTIYVLSRSISQGRRAGIYSALGISSGGLVHTLLAALGLSVILAQSYFAFTIVKLAGAFYLAYLGVTTLLAKNSTLASPNVKVMSNQNIYLQGLLTNVLNPKVALFFLSFLPQFIILENSYGILPFILLGITFVTTGTLWCLILAFFSAGLTNFLRQGNRVTIMNKVCGGIYLLLGVKILTVER, from the coding sequence TAGTTCATTATGAAATATTCTTACTTGCGGGTATCATCCTTAACCTAACTCCTGGGCCAGACACTATATATGTTTTGAGTCGTAGCATATCACAAGGTCGTAGGGCGGGTATTTATTCTGCATTAGGTATTAGTTCAGGCGGTTTAGTTCACACCTTGCTTGCAGCATTAGGACTATCTGTCATCCTAGCTCAATCTTATTTTGCATTTACCATTGTCAAGTTAGCTGGTGCTTTCTATCTTGCCTATTTAGGCGTTACGACTTTGCTTGCAAAAAACAGTACGCTAGCTTCACCTAATGTAAAAGTCATGTCTAATCAAAATATTTATTTGCAGGGGCTTCTAACCAATGTACTGAATCCTAAGGTTGCTTTGTTTTTTTTGTCTTTTCTTCCTCAGTTTATCATCTTAGAAAATAGCTATGGTATCTTACCTTTTATACTCCTTGGAATAACTTTCGTAACAACCGGTACTCTTTGGTGCTTAATACTCGCCTTTTTCTCAGCTGGTTTGACAAATTTTCTCCGGCAGGGAAATAGGGTGACTATTATGAACAAAGTATGTGGTGGAATTTATTTACTTTTGGGGGTAAAAATTTTAACAGTTGAACGATAA